GGATTTGAATTTGTGGATTCTATTATTGCTAATGAAAATGATATTATAATTCATAAAGAGTATAATAATGCATTTTTTAAGACAGAACTTCATAATAAATTACAAGAACTTGAAGTTGACTTTGTGGTTATAAGTGGATTTGCAGCTGAATATTGCGTACTTTTCTCATATAATGGAGCAATAGAAATGGGATATGGAACATCACTGCTTCAAAATGGTATAGCAGGTGTTGAGTATGATGAAGTGAAAAA
The DNA window shown above is from Haloimpatiens massiliensis and carries:
- a CDS encoding cysteine hydrolase family protein is translated as MKAAFLIIDMQNGCREFCKCQREFDEAVEYINEVAKLFREKELPVVRVMDIEVGDGPGSKGFEFVDSIIANENDIIIHKEYNNAFFKTELHNKLQELEVDFVVISGFAAEYCVLFSYNGAIEMGYGTSLLQNGIAGVEYDEVKKMQIIRPVVSIEVLEYFL